From Elaeis guineensis isolate ETL-2024a chromosome 16, EG11, whole genome shotgun sequence, a single genomic window includes:
- the LOC105059660 gene encoding uncharacterized protein: protein MDRYQRVEKPREETPTNENEIRVTSQGRMRNYITYATSLLQEKGSNEIIFKAMGRAINKTVMIVELIKRRIVGLHQNTATGSIDITDTWEPLEEGLLPLETTRHVSMITITLSKKELDTSSVGYQSPLPTDQVKPLPEFDYEGDGSPAGRGRGRSGRGRGRARGNGTMDYGDGGWDDRGHGYGRGGYPRGWGRGFRGRGRGGRYGGRPDYQQEMGGYNGEAPVRVQGRGRGRGRGQTRGRGHDSRSNGPIHASIGGV, encoded by the exons ATGGATCGGTACCAGAGGGTGGAGAAGCCGCGGGAGGAGACGCCAACTAATGAGAATGAGATCCGTGTTACAAGTCAAGGGAGAATGCGCAACTACATCACATATGCCACCAGCCTACTTCAG GAGAAAGGTTCAAATGAAATTATCTTCAAGGCAATGGGAAGAGCTATCAACAAAACTGTCATGATTGTGGAACTGATAAAG AGAAGGATTGTTGGTCTCCATCAAAATACTGCTACTGGATCTATTGACATAACTGATACATGGGAACCATTAGAAGAAGGCCTACTTCC GCTTGAGACCACTAGGCATGTGTCTATGATCACTATAACTTTGTCCAAGAAGGAGCTTGATACATCCTCTGTTGG GTATCAATCTCCTTTACCCACAGATCAGGTGAAACCATTACCTGAATTTGACTATGAAGGAG ATGGCTCACCTGCTGGTCGAGGTAGAGGCCGCAGTGGTCGTGGCAGAGGGAGGGCTCGTG GAAATGGCACCATGGACTATGGTGATGGAGGCTGGGATGATAGAGGTCATGGATATGGTAGAGGTGGATATCCCCGTGGCTGGGGCCGTGGTTTCCGGGGTCGTGGCAGAGGAGGCAGGTATGGTGGCCGACCTGATTATCAGCAAGAAATGGGTGGCTATAATGGCGAGGCACCTGTTCGTGTCCAGGGCCGAG GTCGTGGTCGTGGGAGGGGTCAAACCCGAGGAAGGGGACATGATTCTAGATCAAATGGACCGATCCATGCCAGTATTGGTGGGGTGTAA